The Pseudofrankia sp. DC12 region CGCGGCGCTGCAGACGGCCCGCGATCTCGGCGCCAGTCACACGGACATCCGGATCGAGCGGCTGCGAGACGGCTCGCTGTCGTTCCGGGACGGAAGCCTCGAGACGAGTCATGACGGCTCGACCGTCGGCTTCGCCGTGAGGGTCGTGCACGAGGGCACCTGGGGGTTCGCGGCCGGCGTCGACCTGACCACCGACGAGGCCGTCCGGGTCACCAGGGAGGCCGTCGAGATCGCGCGGGTGGCTCGCCCGTTGAACACCGAGCCGATCGAGCTCGCCGACGAGCCGGTGCACGCCGACGCCACCTGGGTGTCGGCGTACGCGGTGAACCCGTTCGCCATCGACACCCGCGAGAAGGTCGACCGGGTCGGCGGCCTGTGCCGGACGCTGCTGTCCGCGGCCGACGTCGACCACGTCGACGGCCAGCTCAGCGAGGTCCTGGAGAACAAGTACTACGCGGACCTGAGCGGTACCTCGACCACTCAGCAGCGGGTGCGCCTGCTCTGCCAGATCGAGGCGACCCGGGTCGACCCGGGTGGCGGCTTCGAGACGATGCGCACGATCGCGCCGCCGGCCGGCCGCGGCTGGGAGTGGCTGGTCGCGGGCCCGGCGGCCGGCTGCTGGGACTGGGACGCCGAGATAGAGACGATTCCGGGCCTGCTCGCCGAGAAGGCGAAGGCGTCGTCAGTCGAGCCGGGGCGCTACGACCTGGTCATCGACCCATCCAACCTGTGGCTGACGATTCACGAGTCGGTCGGCCATGCGACCGAACTGGACCGGGCGCTCGGCTACGAGGCCGCCTACGCCGGCACCTCGTTCGCGACCATTGACCAGCTCGGCACCCTGCGCTACGGCTCGCCGCTGATGAACGTCACCGGCGACCGGACCGCGCCCCATGGGCTGGCCACGATCGGGTACGACGACGAGGGCGTCGCCGCCGGCCGATGGGACATCGTCCGCGCGGGCACGCTCGTCGGCTACCAGCTCGACCGCCGGATGGCGGCGGCGAACGCCGAGCGCCTCGGCGTCACCCGCTCGAACGGCTGCGCGTTCGCCGACTCCGCCGGGCACGTGCCGATCCAGCGGATGGCCAACATCTCGCTGCGGCCTACGCCCGGCGGGCCGTCCACCGAGGACCTGATCTCCGGGGTCGACCGCGGCATCTACATCGTCGGGGACAAGAGCTGGTCCATCGACATGCAGCGGTACAACTTCCAGTTCACCGGCCAGCGGTTCTACGAGATCCGCAAGGGCCGGATCGTCGGCCAGCTGCGTGACGTCGCCTACCAGGCCACGACGACCGATTTCTGGGGCGCACTCGACGGGCTCGGCGGTGAGCAGACCTACCTGCTCGGCGGCGCGATGAACTGCGGCAAGGGCCAACCCGGCCAGGTCGCCGCCGTCAGCCACGGCGCTCCGTCGACGCTGTTCCGCGGGATCAGCATCCTCAACACGCGGCACGAAGCGGGCCGGTAGCCCCGCCGGGCCACCAGGCCGAACCACCAGGCCGGGCATCACCAGTCCGCACCACCACCCGAGTCCACGAATGGGAGGGCAGCGGTGCCCGAGGCGTCGCACGAGATCGTCGAACGAGCGCTGGCCGCGTCGCGCGCCGACGGCTGCATCGTGATCGCAAGCGAGTCCAGCACCGTCAACCTGCGCTGGGCGAACAACACGCTCACCACGAACGGTGCCGCCCGAGACCGGTCGGTCACCGTCGTCAGCATCGTCGGCCGCTCGTTCGGAGTGCGGTCGGTGAGCACGATCGAGTCCGGCGCGACCGGGGTCGACAAGCTGACCGAGCTGGTCCGGGCCGCCGAGGGCGCGGCCAAGGACGCCGACGACGCGGAGGACTACACCGAGCTGCTGACACCCGGTCAGCCCGGCGTGGCGACCAGCCCGGAGCCGTTCGACGCCGTGGCCGAGCGGACCTCGACGTCGGTGTTCTCGACGTTCGCGGCCGACCTCGGCGAGGCGCTGCGGGCGGCGCGGGCCGAGGGCCGAGGCCTGTACGGCTTCGCCGAGCACGACCTGACGACGACCTGGCTGGGCACCTCGACCGGTCTTCGGCTGCGGCACAGCCAGCCGACCGGCTCGGTCGAGTGGAACGCCAAGAACGGTCAGCCCGGCGGTTCGGTCTGGCACGGCCAGTCGACCCACGACTTCTCCGACGTCGACGTGGCCGCGACCGACGCCGAGCTGCGCCGCCGGCTCGGCTGGTGCGCCCGCACGATCGAGCTGCCGGCCGGCCGCTACGAGACGCTGCTGCCGCCGTCCGCCGTCTCCGACCTGATCCTCGACGCCTACTGGTCGGCGGCCGGGCGGGACGCCGCCGAGGGCCGCACGGTCTTCAGCCGGTCCGGCGGCGGGACGAGGCTGGGTGAGGCGTTCGGCCCCGCGGGGATGACGCTGTACAGCGACCCGGCCGACCCCGAGCTGGGCTGCACGCCGTTCGTAGCCTGCGGTCACTCGTCCGCGACGTCGAGCGTCTTCGACAACGGGCTGGGGCTCGGGCGGACCGACTGGCTCGAGGACGGCAAGCTCGCCGCCCTGGTGCACACCCGTTCCTCCGCGCGTGCCGCCGGCGCGCGGCCCACGCCGTTCGTGGACAACCTCACGATGGACGCCGGCGGAACGGCCACCCTCGACGAGATGGTCGCCTCGACCACGCGCGGGCTGCTGTTGACCTGCCTGTGGTACATCCGCGAGGTCGATCCGGAGGTGCTCCTGCTCACCGGGCTGACCAGGGACGGCGTCTACCTCGTCGAGAACGGCGAGGTGACCGGGGCGGTGAACAACTTCCGGTTCAACGAGTCGCCGGTGAGTATGCTCGGCCGGATCACCGAGACCGGCGCGGCGAGCCGCACCCTGGGCCGCGAGTGGGCCGACTGGTTCAAGCTCTCCCGGATGCCGGCGGTACGCGTCCCCGACTTCAACATGAGCTCGGTCAGCCCGGCGAGCTGACCCCGTCTCTGGTTCGCGGCGTCCGGGCGCCGGCCTACAGCCCCAATCCTCGCTTCGCTGCGGTCGGGACCTCCGGCCGGCGTCCTCCGCCGCGAACGGGCTTCGCTCCGTCCGGTGGGCCAGTCAGGCCGGTCGCTTCGCTCCGGCCTGCTCGCCCACCGGACTACGCGAAGCGTCTCTGGTTCGCGGCCTTGCCGTTCGCTGAAACGCCGGCGCGGGGGCCACAGCGCCGGCCCCGCTAGCACTCAGAGGTAGGTGCCGCCGCCGAGCCCCTCCTGGCCGGGCTGGCCGCTGGGCAGGGCACGCCGGCGCATCTCCTCCAGCTGGGCGCGAGCGGCCATCTGCTGGGCGAACAGCGCCGTCTGCAGGCCGTGGAACAGGCCTTCCAGCCAGCCGACCAGCTGGGCCTGGGCGATCCGGATCTCGGCGTCGCTGGGCGTCTGGCTGTCGTCGAACGGGAGGCTGAGCCGGTCCAGCTCGTCCTTGAGCTCGGGCGCGAGGCCCTCGGACAGCTCCCGGATCGAGCTGCGGTGGATCTCGCGCAGCCGCAGCCGGCTCGCCTCGTCCAGCGGCGCCGCCCGGACCTCCTCGAGCAGTTGTTTGATCATGGTACCGATCCGCATGACCTTGTCCGGCTGCGACACCATCGAGGAGATGGCCGTGCGCGGGTCGGGCGAGCCCGATCCATCGTCGGCTGGGCGGTCCCGGTCCGCGCCGACGCCGCCCAGCGGACCGCGCAGCCGGCCGTCCGGGCCTACGACCACCACCCGCGGTTCCGGTTGATCTGTCATGTCCCCATCCAACCGCATTCCGGCTCCCCCTGGTTCGGGCCGCCGCGAGACCGTCTGGACCCTCGACGCGGCGGCTAGACCGCGAGCAGCACCTTGCCGACGTGCCCGAGCGACTCGACGACGCGGTGCGCCTCGGCCGCCTCGCGCAGCGGGAGCACCCGGTCGATCACCGGCCGGATCGCGCCGGCCTCGATCGCCGGCCACACCTCGGCCCGCACGCCGGCCGCGATCGCCGCCTTCTGCTCGGCCGGGCGATGACGCAGCGACACGGCGTGGACCGCGCCCCGCTTGGTCAGCAGCGTCGCCAGGTTCAGCTCCGCCCTGATGCCGCCCTGCATGCCGATCACCACCAGCCGGCCGTCGGGCGCGAGCACATCGACGTTGCGGGCCAGGTACTTCGCGCCCATGTTGTCGAGTACGACGTCCGCGCCGCGGCCGCCGGTCGCCTCCTTCACCCGGGCCACGAAGTCCTCGTCCCGGTAGCTGACGGTGACGTCGGCGCCGAGCTCACGGCAGCGTTCGAGCTTTCCCGGGGAGCCCGCCGTCGTCGCGATCAGCGCCTTCGGCCGCAGTGCCCGGACGGCCTGGATCGCGAAGGTGCCGATCCCGGAGGCGCCGCCGTGTACGAGGAACGTCTCGCCGTCGGCGATCGCAGCCCGCTGGAACACGGTCGAGTAGACGGTCGAGGTGACCTCGGGCAGGCCGCCGGCGGTGACCAGGTCAACCCCGGACGGGACCGGGAGCACCTGCCCGGCCGGGACGACGACCTTCGTCGCGTACCCGCCGCCAGACAGGAGCGCGCAGACCTCGTCCCCGGTCCGCCAGCCGTCGACGTCCGCGCCGACGGCCGCGATCCGCCCGGAGCACTCCAGCCCGATGATGTCCGAGGCGCCCGGCGGCGGCGCGTAGAGACCTTGGCGCTGGAGCAGGTCGGCCCGGTTGACCGCGGTGGCGACGACGTCGATGACCACCTCGTCCGGCCCGGGGGCGGGCGGGTCGTCCACCTCGCGCCACTTCAGCACCTCGGGACCACCGGGGCCGTCCAGCGTGACCGCGTACACCCGCCAACCTTAGTCCCGCTGGAAGCGGCGGAGCCCGCGACGGACCTGTCCGAACTGGCAGCGCCGGTGATAGACCCGCCCGGAGCGGCGGAGCCTGCGACGGGCTCGGCCCGGTTCGCCCGGCGGCGCGGCGATCGCCCGGGGTCGGTCGTTTCCG contains the following coding sequences:
- a CDS encoding TldD/PmbA family protein produces the protein MPTADSAAAPRTPPQEVDPEFLALPRAALTDAALQTARDLGASHTDIRIERLRDGSLSFRDGSLETSHDGSTVGFAVRVVHEGTWGFAAGVDLTTDEAVRVTREAVEIARVARPLNTEPIELADEPVHADATWVSAYAVNPFAIDTREKVDRVGGLCRTLLSAADVDHVDGQLSEVLENKYYADLSGTSTTQQRVRLLCQIEATRVDPGGGFETMRTIAPPAGRGWEWLVAGPAAGCWDWDAEIETIPGLLAEKAKASSVEPGRYDLVIDPSNLWLTIHESVGHATELDRALGYEAAYAGTSFATIDQLGTLRYGSPLMNVTGDRTAPHGLATIGYDDEGVAAGRWDIVRAGTLVGYQLDRRMAAANAERLGVTRSNGCAFADSAGHVPIQRMANISLRPTPGGPSTEDLISGVDRGIYIVGDKSWSIDMQRYNFQFTGQRFYEIRKGRIVGQLRDVAYQATTTDFWGALDGLGGEQTYLLGGAMNCGKGQPGQVAAVSHGAPSTLFRGISILNTRHEAGR
- a CDS encoding metallopeptidase TldD-related protein, which gives rise to MPEASHEIVERALAASRADGCIVIASESSTVNLRWANNTLTTNGAARDRSVTVVSIVGRSFGVRSVSTIESGATGVDKLTELVRAAEGAAKDADDAEDYTELLTPGQPGVATSPEPFDAVAERTSTSVFSTFAADLGEALRAARAEGRGLYGFAEHDLTTTWLGTSTGLRLRHSQPTGSVEWNAKNGQPGGSVWHGQSTHDFSDVDVAATDAELRRRLGWCARTIELPAGRYETLLPPSAVSDLILDAYWSAAGRDAAEGRTVFSRSGGGTRLGEAFGPAGMTLYSDPADPELGCTPFVACGHSSATSSVFDNGLGLGRTDWLEDGKLAALVHTRSSARAAGARPTPFVDNLTMDAGGTATLDEMVASTTRGLLLTCLWYIREVDPEVLLLTGLTRDGVYLVENGEVTGAVNNFRFNESPVSMLGRITETGAASRTLGREWADWFKLSRMPAVRVPDFNMSSVSPAS
- a CDS encoding bacterial proteasome activator family protein: MTDQPEPRVVVVGPDGRLRGPLGGVGADRDRPADDGSGSPDPRTAISSMVSQPDKVMRIGTMIKQLLEEVRAAPLDEASRLRLREIHRSSIRELSEGLAPELKDELDRLSLPFDDSQTPSDAEIRIAQAQLVGWLEGLFHGLQTALFAQQMAARAQLEEMRRRALPSGQPGQEGLGGGTYL
- a CDS encoding NAD(P)H-quinone oxidoreductase; translated protein: MYAVTLDGPGGPEVLKWREVDDPPAPGPDEVVIDVVATAVNRADLLQRQGLYAPPPGASDIIGLECSGRIAAVGADVDGWRTGDEVCALLSGGGYATKVVVPAGQVLPVPSGVDLVTAGGLPEVTSTVYSTVFQRAAIADGETFLVHGGASGIGTFAIQAVRALRPKALIATTAGSPGKLERCRELGADVTVSYRDEDFVARVKEATGGRGADVVLDNMGAKYLARNVDVLAPDGRLVVIGMQGGIRAELNLATLLTKRGAVHAVSLRHRPAEQKAAIAAGVRAEVWPAIEAGAIRPVIDRVLPLREAAEAHRVVESLGHVGKVLLAV